Proteins from one Nicotiana tabacum cultivar K326 chromosome 23, ASM71507v2, whole genome shotgun sequence genomic window:
- the LOC142177111 gene encoding uncharacterized protein LOC142177111: MADFVRNKIVCRFGIPESIVTYNATNLNSDLKRKICEKFRIDHRNSTAYRSQMNEAVEVANKNIKRILRKIVDNHRQWQKKLSFALLGYQITMRTSTGATPYILVYGTEAVIPAEAEIPSLRVIQEAKLEDTEWIRVRQEQLILTDEKRMDTVCHGQLYQNRMANAFNKKVKPHQFIPGQLVLKKIFPHQEESARSLPSVVGRSSDLGRYGWKSQHEAYQLRHNQEILCLKTIELSFGCN, encoded by the coding sequence ATGGCAGATTTCGTCCGTAACAAAATagtctgtcggtttgggatacccGAGTCAATCGTCACTTACAATGCAACTAACCTCAATAGTGATCTCAAGAGGAAAATTTGCGAGAAGTTCAGAATTGACCACCGtaactctacagcctacagatCGCAAATGAATGAAGCAGTTGAAgtggccaacaaaaacatcaaaaggaTTCTACGAAAGATAGTGGACAACCATAGGCAATGGCAGAAGAAATTATCCTTCGCCTTACTTGGTTATCAGATTACCATGAGGACATCCACTGGGGCAACGCCATACatattggtatatggcactgaagctgtGATACCCGCAGAGGCCGAGATACCATCTTTAAGGGTCATTCAAGAAGCCAAGTTAGAAGACACAGAATGGATACGGGTCAGGCAGGAGCAACTCATTCTCACTGACGAAAAGAGAATGGAcacagtatgccatggtcagctgtatcaaaATAGGATGGCCAATGCATTTAACAAAAAGGTGAAACCTCACCAGTTTATACCGGGGCAATtagttttaaagaaaatattcccTCATCAAGAAGAGTCAGCACGAAGCCTACCTAGTGTTGTCGGTAGGAGCTCTGATCTTGGCAGATATGGATGGAAGAGTCAGCACGAAGCCTATCAACTGAGacacaatcaagagatactatgtttgaagACAATAGAGTTAAGTTTTGGTTGTAATTGA
- the LOC107804062 gene encoding uncharacterized protein LOC107804062, protein MCIHPDVDMPIGYKPPKFDIFDGTGDPHAHLRTYRNKLVGVGRNEMLRIKLFIRILTGVSLTWYTCQNPQNWREWQDMVEDFINHFWFSKKITSDRLALVNLQKKSSKSFQEYARRWRSEAARAQPPLDDSELTKYFIRAQEGIYCEKMMGMMGQKFPELVKMGDFLEEGIKSGKVQSMATSQAASKAIQSGSIGSGKNKKVEVSAIITYYQSNPYHGNTSYTPNTHSSHLPTYAPVYNTQPYYNPQPQYNPPRAHTNPNPP, encoded by the coding sequence ATGTGTATCCACCCTGATGTGGACATGCCGATAGGGTACAAGCCTCCGAagtttgatatctttgatgggACAGGTGATCCCCATGCACACTTGAGAACCTACCGAAATAAGCTAGTTGGAGTGGGAAGAAATGAGATGTTGAGGATTAAGCTGTTCATAAGGATTTTGACAGGGGTGTCACTTACTTGGTACACTTGCCAAAATCCCCAAAACTGGAGGGAGTGGCAGGATATGGTAGAAGATTTCATTAATCACTTTTGGTTCAGCAAAAAAATTACCTCTGATAGGTTAGCTCTAGTAAACTTGCAGAAGAAGTCGTCCAAATCATTCCAAGAGTATGCACGTCGATGGAGGTCAGAGGCCGCCAGAGCACAACCCCCGTTAGATGACAGTGAGTTAACTAAGTATTTCATCAGGGCTCAGGAAGGGATCTACTGTGAGAAAATGATGGGCATGATGGGACAGAAGTTCCCTGAACTTGTTAAAATGGGAGACTTTTTAGAGGAAGGTATAAAGTCCGGCAAGGTACAATCTATGGCCACATCGCAAGCAGCTAGCAAAGCAATCCAATCCGGTTCAATAGGCagtggaaaaaataaaaaggtagaGGTATCAGCAATCATTACCTACTACCAGTCCAATCCATACCATGGAAACACCTCTTACACTCCAAACACCCATTCCTCACACCTACCTACTTATGCTCCAGTATACAACACACAACCATACTACAATCCCCAACCTCAATATAACCCACCACGCGCCCATACAAATCCAAACCCACCATGA